A single genomic interval of Bradyrhizobium japonicum USDA 6 harbors:
- a CDS encoding HAD family hydrolase, with protein MSSAASFSNFKVLTFDVVGTLIDFETGVLSAVRKISGKSPAELSDEQIFEPYKRGRDKHYERSSEAMFHVYRHLAKELGLPSDDASCDVFQLSVLRWGPFADSVEALKRLRTKFRLVAMTNADRVALSCYAHALGNPFDDTVCADDTGVAKPNPEFFAYNKGRQSAFGYKQSDILHVAQSQYHDIGIARKLGYKVCWIERRQGIAGFGGTPAVETLTKPDFHFPTLKALADAAIGPAA; from the coding sequence ATGTCGTCAGCAGCTTCGTTCAGCAATTTCAAGGTTCTCACCTTCGACGTCGTCGGCACCTTGATCGATTTCGAGACCGGCGTGCTCTCCGCAGTGCGCAAGATCTCCGGCAAGTCGCCGGCCGAGCTCAGCGACGAGCAGATCTTCGAGCCCTACAAGCGCGGGCGCGACAAGCATTACGAGCGCTCGAGCGAGGCGATGTTCCACGTCTATCGCCATCTCGCCAAGGAGCTCGGGCTTCCCTCCGACGATGCGTCCTGCGACGTGTTCCAGCTCTCGGTGCTGCGCTGGGGGCCGTTCGCGGATTCGGTCGAGGCGCTGAAGCGCCTGCGCACGAAGTTCCGGCTGGTGGCGATGACCAATGCGGATCGCGTCGCGCTCTCCTGCTACGCGCATGCGCTCGGCAATCCCTTCGACGACACCGTCTGCGCCGACGATACCGGTGTTGCCAAGCCGAACCCGGAGTTCTTCGCCTACAACAAGGGGCGCCAGTCCGCGTTCGGCTACAAGCAGTCCGACATTCTGCACGTCGCGCAGAGCCAGTACCACGACATCGGGATCGCGCGAAAGCTCGGCTACAAGGTGTGCTGGATCGAGCGCCGCCAGGGCATCGCCGGTTTCGGCGGCACGCCGGCGGTGGAGACGCTGACCAAGCCGGACTTCCACTTCCCGACGCTGAAGGCGCTCGCGGACGCGGCGATCGGACCGGCGGCGTAA
- a CDS encoding sialic acid TRAP transporter substrate-binding protein SiaP: MVLATSVAAMFAATNPGMAQTKLKWAHVYETSEPFHTASVWAAQEIGKRTNGRYTVDVYPASQLGKEADINQGLSLGSVDIIISGSSFAAKSFAPIGVTYYPYTFRDADHLLAYTKSDIFKELAKGYEDKSGHHIVAVTYYGVRQTSSNKPIKSCADLKGLKMRVPDVPAYLAMPRACGANTAPIAFAEVYLALQNGTVEAQENPLTTIEAKKFYEVQKHIVLTGHIVDHLNTVVAGALWKKLSDEDKKIFTDVAQEAAAKATAEIKQNEAKLVSFFKEKGLTVTEVDKNEFRDIVLKNVPFETFGYRKADWERIQAVK; this comes from the coding sequence ATGGTGCTGGCGACTTCGGTCGCGGCGATGTTCGCGGCGACCAATCCCGGCATGGCGCAGACCAAGCTGAAATGGGCCCATGTCTACGAGACCTCGGAGCCGTTCCACACCGCCTCGGTCTGGGCCGCGCAGGAGATCGGCAAGCGCACAAACGGGCGCTATACGGTCGATGTCTATCCGGCGTCGCAGCTCGGCAAGGAAGCCGACATCAACCAGGGCCTCTCGCTCGGCTCGGTCGACATCATCATCTCCGGCTCGAGCTTCGCGGCCAAGAGCTTCGCGCCGATCGGCGTGACCTACTATCCCTACACCTTCCGCGACGCCGACCATCTCCTCGCCTACACCAAGAGCGACATCTTCAAGGAGCTCGCCAAGGGCTATGAGGACAAGAGCGGTCACCACATCGTCGCGGTGACCTATTACGGCGTGCGCCAGACCTCGTCGAACAAGCCGATCAAGTCCTGCGCCGACCTCAAGGGCCTGAAGATGCGGGTGCCCGACGTTCCGGCCTACCTCGCCATGCCGCGCGCCTGCGGCGCCAATACGGCGCCGATCGCGTTCGCCGAAGTCTATCTCGCGCTTCAGAACGGCACCGTCGAGGCGCAGGAAAACCCGCTGACCACGATCGAGGCCAAGAAGTTCTACGAAGTGCAGAAGCACATCGTGCTGACCGGCCACATCGTCGACCACCTGAACACCGTGGTGGCGGGCGCGCTCTGGAAGAAGCTCAGCGACGAGGACAAGAAGATCTTCACCGACGTCGCCCAGGAGGCGGCTGCGAAAGCGACCGCGGAGATCAAGCAGAACGAGGCGAAGCTGGTTTCCTTCTTCAAGGAGAAGGGTCTGACCGTGACCGAGGTCGACAAGAACGAGTTCCGCGACATCGTGCTGAAGAACGTTCCGTTCGAGACCTTTGGCTATCGCAAGGCCGACTGGGAACGCATCCAGGCGGTGAAATAA
- a CDS encoding TRAP transporter large permease has translation MLLLLGGFLILMLLGVPVAIAMAASSLLYILVSGVTPDVTLAQRMIAGVESFPLLAVPFFILAGNLMNIAGVTGRIYKFAVALVGWMRGGLGHVNIIGSVIFSGMSGTAIADAAGLGTIEIKAMKDHGYSTEFSVGVTAASATLGPIIPPSLPFVIYGMMANVSIGALFLGGVIPGIVMTLLMMATVTYFAHKNKWGSDTPFSWPQLGSAGLEIAIVLAFPLAIWLMVLAGMSTNMAVVIGLGTLLAIDWYFDFSAVMALMAPVILIGGMTLGWFTPTEAAVAAVIWSLFLGLVRYRTMTLKTVAKATFDTIETTASVLFIVTAASIFAWLLTVSQAAQVLSDWMLSITHNKWVFLALANVLILFVGCFIDTTAAITILVPILLPIVLKLGIDPIHFGLIMTLNLMIGLLHPPLGMVLFVLARVAKLSVERTTVAILPWLVPLMAALIAITYIPELTLWLPKYMGLSK, from the coding sequence ATGTTGCTGTTGCTTGGAGGCTTCCTCATCCTGATGCTGCTCGGCGTTCCCGTGGCGATTGCCATGGCCGCGTCGTCGCTGCTCTACATCCTGGTCAGCGGCGTGACGCCTGACGTCACGCTGGCACAGCGCATGATCGCCGGCGTCGAGAGCTTTCCGCTGCTCGCGGTGCCGTTCTTCATCCTGGCCGGCAATCTCATGAACATCGCCGGCGTCACCGGCCGCATCTACAAATTCGCGGTCGCGCTGGTCGGCTGGATGCGCGGCGGCCTCGGCCACGTCAACATCATCGGCTCGGTGATCTTCTCCGGCATGTCCGGCACCGCGATCGCGGATGCCGCCGGGCTCGGCACCATCGAGATCAAGGCGATGAAGGACCACGGCTATTCCACCGAGTTCTCCGTCGGCGTCACCGCGGCCTCGGCCACGCTCGGGCCGATCATCCCGCCGTCGCTGCCTTTCGTGATCTACGGCATGATGGCGAACGTCTCGATCGGCGCGCTGTTCCTGGGCGGCGTCATTCCCGGCATCGTCATGACGCTGCTGATGATGGCCACCGTCACCTACTTCGCGCACAAGAACAAATGGGGCAGCGACACGCCGTTCTCCTGGCCGCAGCTCGGCTCGGCCGGCCTCGAGATCGCCATCGTGCTGGCTTTCCCGCTCGCGATCTGGCTGATGGTGCTGGCTGGCATGTCCACCAACATGGCCGTTGTCATCGGCCTCGGCACGCTGCTCGCGATCGACTGGTACTTCGACTTCTCGGCGGTGATGGCGCTGATGGCGCCGGTCATCCTGATCGGCGGCATGACGCTCGGCTGGTTCACGCCGACGGAGGCCGCGGTCGCAGCCGTGATCTGGTCGCTGTTTCTCGGCCTCGTCCGCTACCGCACCATGACCTTGAAGACGGTGGCGAAGGCGACCTTCGACACCATCGAGACCACGGCCTCGGTGCTGTTCATCGTCACCGCAGCCTCGATCTTCGCCTGGCTGCTGACGGTGTCGCAGGCAGCCCAAGTGCTCTCGGACTGGATGCTCAGCATCACCCACAACAAATGGGTGTTTTTGGCGCTCGCCAACGTCCTGATCCTGTTCGTCGGCTGCTTCATCGACACCACGGCGGCGATCACCATCCTGGTGCCGATCCTGCTGCCGATCGTGCTCAAGCTCGGCATCGATCCGATCCATTTCGGCCTGATCATGACGCTGAACCTGATGATCGGCCTGTTGCATCCGCCGCTCGGCATGGTGCTGTTCGTGCTCGCCCGCGTGGCCAAGCTCTCGGTCGAGCGCACGACGGTCGCGATCCTGCCCTGGCTGGTGCCGCTGATGGCCGCGCTGATCGCGATCACCTACATTCCCGAACTGACCCTCTGGCTGCCTAAATACATGGGACTCTCCAAATGA
- a CDS encoding alpha-hydroxy acid oxidase: protein MRLTQCHNFHDFRRLARRRLPGPIFDYIDGAADDETTHRRNSASFEHCDLLPNVLRGVQDVDLSVTIMGQKLALPFYCSPTALQRLFHHEGERAVAAAAASYGTMFGVSSLGTVSLEELRKAHDTPQVYQFYFHRDRGLNRAMMQRAKDAGVEVMMLTVDSITGGNRERDLRTGFSIPFRLTPAGMLQFAIKPMWGIQYVSHEKFRLPQLEEHVDMSGGAMSIGRYFTEMLDPAMNWDDVAEMVRTWNGPFCLKGIMSVEDARRAVDIGCAGIVLSNHGGRQLDGSRSAFDQLAEIVDAVGDRIDVMMDGGIQRGTHILKALSLGAKAVGLGRYYLYPLAAAGRPGVERALGLLRAELVRDMKLMGCTSISQLSRANLRFRAG from the coding sequence ATGCGCCTGACACAGTGTCATAACTTCCACGATTTCCGGCGGCTGGCGCGCCGCCGACTGCCCGGTCCGATCTTCGACTACATCGATGGCGCGGCCGACGATGAGACCACCCATCGCCGCAACAGCGCGAGCTTCGAGCATTGCGACCTTCTGCCCAACGTGTTGCGCGGCGTGCAGGACGTCGATCTGTCGGTCACCATCATGGGCCAGAAGCTCGCGCTGCCGTTCTACTGTTCGCCGACCGCCTTGCAGCGCCTGTTCCATCATGAAGGCGAGCGTGCCGTCGCCGCTGCGGCGGCGAGCTACGGCACCATGTTCGGCGTCTCCTCGCTGGGCACGGTGTCGCTCGAGGAATTGCGCAAGGCCCACGACACGCCGCAGGTCTATCAATTCTATTTCCACCGGGATCGCGGTCTCAACCGCGCCATGATGCAGCGCGCCAAGGACGCGGGCGTCGAGGTGATGATGCTGACGGTCGACAGCATCACCGGGGGAAATCGCGAGCGCGATCTGCGCACCGGCTTCAGCATTCCCTTCCGCCTGACGCCTGCGGGCATGCTGCAGTTCGCGATCAAGCCGATGTGGGGCATCCAGTATGTCAGCCACGAGAAATTCAGGCTCCCGCAACTGGAGGAGCATGTCGACATGAGCGGCGGCGCCATGTCGATCGGCCGTTACTTCACGGAAATGCTGGATCCTGCGATGAATTGGGACGATGTCGCGGAGATGGTGCGGACCTGGAACGGCCCGTTCTGCCTGAAGGGGATCATGTCGGTGGAAGACGCGCGCCGCGCGGTCGATATCGGCTGTGCCGGGATCGTCCTTTCCAATCATGGCGGCCGCCAGCTCGACGGCTCCCGCTCGGCTTTCGATCAGCTCGCCGAAATCGTCGATGCCGTGGGCGACCGCATCGACGTGATGATGGACGGCGGCATCCAGCGCGGAACCCATATCCTGAAAGCGCTGTCGCTCGGGGCCAAGGCGGTCGGGCTTGGACGATACTATCTCTATCCGCTCGCCGCCGCCGGCCGGCCCGGCGTCGAACGAGCCCTCGGCCTGCTGCGGGCCGAGCTCGTGCGCGATATGAAGCTGATGGGATGCACGTCGATCAGCCAGCTATCGCGCGCCAATCTGCGCTTCCGGGCGGGGTAG
- a CDS encoding L-idonate 5-dehydrogenase produces the protein MTSTALAATLFGPEDLRMIEHPLDRLASGMVRIRFGAGGICGSDMHYFRHARTGDFVVKSPLVLGHEISGEVVEIAGSAANLRVGDRVAVNPSRWCGHCVACREGRPNLCENIYFMGSASKTPHMQGGFANYFDAVPAQCVKIPDHVSYQAAALAEPLAVCLHAVARAGNIEGKRGIIFGAGPIGLLTMLAAHRAGMADITVADIALAPLAFATRLGASHVENVSAGEEGLKAQAASRPYDVAFEVSGTAAGLASAIGIVRRGGIVVQIGNLPGGQIPTPSNAVMAKEIDLRGSFRFGFEFMTAVELIGAGSVDVLSLVTAERPLSTAPDALRLALDRSQSVKVVLTAN, from the coding sequence ATGACCTCCACCGCTCTCGCCGCAACCCTGTTCGGCCCCGAAGATCTGCGCATGATCGAGCATCCGCTCGACAGGTTGGCTTCCGGCATGGTGCGCATCCGTTTCGGCGCCGGCGGCATCTGCGGCTCCGACATGCACTATTTCCGTCATGCCCGGACCGGCGATTTCGTCGTGAAGTCGCCGCTCGTGCTCGGCCACGAGATCTCGGGCGAAGTCGTGGAGATCGCGGGTTCCGCAGCTAACCTCAGGGTAGGCGACCGTGTCGCCGTCAATCCGTCGCGCTGGTGCGGCCATTGCGTCGCCTGCCGCGAGGGCCGGCCGAACCTCTGCGAGAACATCTACTTCATGGGCTCGGCCTCGAAGACGCCGCACATGCAGGGCGGTTTCGCCAACTATTTCGACGCGGTCCCCGCGCAGTGCGTGAAGATCCCCGACCACGTCTCCTATCAGGCCGCGGCGCTGGCCGAGCCGCTCGCGGTCTGCCTGCATGCGGTGGCGCGCGCCGGCAACATCGAGGGCAAGCGCGGCATCATCTTCGGTGCCGGCCCGATCGGGCTTTTGACCATGCTCGCCGCACACCGCGCCGGCATGGCCGACATCACGGTGGCGGACATCGCGCTGGCGCCGCTCGCTTTCGCGACCCGGCTCGGCGCTTCGCATGTCGAGAACGTCTCGGCCGGCGAGGAAGGACTGAAGGCACAGGCCGCATCGCGTCCCTATGACGTCGCGTTCGAGGTCTCGGGCACCGCCGCGGGCCTTGCCAGCGCGATCGGCATCGTCAGGCGCGGCGGCATTGTGGTGCAGATCGGCAATCTGCCGGGCGGCCAGATTCCGACGCCGTCGAATGCGGTGATGGCCAAGGAGATCGACCTGCGCGGCTCGTTCCGCTTCGGCTTCGAGTTCATGACCGCGGTGGAGCTGATCGGCGCCGGCAGCGTCGACGTGCTGTCGCTGGTCACCGCCGAGCGGCCGCTGTCGACCGCGCCGGACGCACTGCGGCTGGCGCTCGACCGCTCGCAGAGCGTCAAGGTCGTGCTGACCGCGAACTGA
- a CDS encoding ABC transporter ATP-binding protein codes for MDKRAESVEIRSASKAYGAVRALDDVSLNVGAGEFVSLLGPSGSGKTTLLGILGGFILPSRGTILFGGRDVTWMPPHQRDIGVVFQNYALFPHMSVGENVAFPLRARRLPKASWPDKVRAALAMVGLAGYEERGIAQLSGGQRQRVALARAMIFEPRLILMDEPLSALDKQLRESMQIELRALHRRIGATIIYVTHDQREALTMSDRVAVMKDGRLIQIDAPERLHDHPADSFVASFIGEATMLPVRRVDASSVALGNALLRSARAIPSGDALMLAVHSEKLLIDDGAQDAACNRLTGTVTDIVYQGESLRIFLALADGIALSLRQPSYHQAYSRIPPLGGSLTVTLHPEDTIVVPRAGD; via the coding sequence TTGGACAAACGAGCGGAAAGCGTCGAGATCAGGTCCGCGAGCAAGGCGTATGGCGCCGTTCGCGCTCTCGACGACGTTTCGCTCAATGTCGGCGCCGGCGAATTCGTCTCGCTGCTCGGGCCCTCCGGCTCCGGCAAGACCACGCTGCTTGGAATTCTCGGCGGCTTCATCCTGCCATCGCGCGGAACCATCCTGTTCGGCGGCCGTGACGTCACCTGGATGCCGCCGCACCAGCGCGACATCGGCGTGGTGTTCCAGAACTACGCGCTGTTCCCGCATATGAGCGTGGGCGAGAACGTCGCCTTTCCCCTGCGCGCACGGCGCCTGCCGAAGGCGAGCTGGCCCGACAAGGTGCGCGCGGCGCTCGCGATGGTCGGTCTCGCCGGCTATGAAGAGCGCGGCATCGCGCAGCTCTCCGGCGGCCAGCGCCAGCGCGTGGCGCTGGCGCGTGCGATGATCTTCGAGCCGCGCCTGATCCTGATGGACGAGCCGCTCTCCGCGCTCGACAAGCAGCTCCGCGAATCCATGCAGATCGAACTGCGCGCGCTGCACCGGCGCATCGGCGCCACCATCATCTACGTCACCCACGACCAGCGCGAGGCGCTGACCATGAGCGACCGCGTCGCCGTGATGAAGGACGGCCGGCTGATCCAGATCGACGCGCCCGAGCGGCTGCACGATCATCCCGCGGATTCCTTCGTCGCGAGCTTCATCGGGGAAGCGACGATGCTGCCGGTTCGCCGCGTCGATGCCTCCAGCGTCGCGCTCGGCAATGCGCTGCTGCGCAGCGCCCGCGCCATTCCCTCGGGCGATGCCCTGATGCTCGCCGTGCACAGCGAAAAGCTATTGATCGACGACGGCGCGCAGGATGCCGCCTGCAACCGGCTGACCGGAACGGTCACCGACATCGTCTACCAGGGCGAGAGCCTCCGCATCTTCCTGGCGCTCGCCGATGGCATCGCGCTCAGCCTGCGCCAGCCGAGCTATCACCAGGCCTACAGCCGCATCCCGCCGCTCGGCGGCAGCCTCACCGTGACCCTTCACCCCGAGGACACCATCGTTGTCCCCAGGGCGGGGGACTGA
- a CDS encoding FadR/GntR family transcriptional regulator: protein MPLEAVEARRLYRQVADQLRSLIDSGEYAVGSRLPTERELAEQLRISRPTVREALIALEVEGRVRIRVGSGIYVIDPADAAPTPPAAGIEGPFELLRAREFLESAIAEQAARVATKDDIARIDASLVAMENVEHPGEASMVHDRAFHVAIAGSLGNAVLVRVVGELFDQRLNPYFAQLAHYFESPGTWRTALDEHYAVRDAIASHDPDAAREAMRKHLARSQERFAQNFGAEAAAGSPAERGGVARTPAKPAKPKRAKTQAKSGSMRRR, encoded by the coding sequence GTGCCGCTGGAAGCTGTGGAGGCGAGACGGCTTTACCGCCAGGTCGCCGATCAATTGCGAAGCCTGATCGACAGCGGCGAGTACGCGGTTGGCAGCCGCTTGCCGACCGAGCGCGAGCTCGCCGAGCAGCTCAGGATCTCGCGGCCGACGGTGCGCGAAGCCCTGATCGCGCTCGAGGTCGAGGGCCGCGTCCGCATCCGCGTCGGCTCAGGCATCTATGTGATCGACCCCGCGGACGCCGCGCCCACACCGCCAGCTGCCGGCATCGAAGGTCCGTTCGAGCTTCTCCGCGCCCGTGAATTCCTGGAAAGCGCGATCGCCGAGCAGGCGGCGCGCGTGGCGACCAAGGACGATATCGCCCGCATCGATGCGTCGCTTGTCGCGATGGAGAATGTCGAGCATCCCGGCGAGGCCTCGATGGTGCACGACCGTGCCTTCCACGTCGCGATCGCCGGCAGTCTCGGCAATGCCGTGCTGGTGCGCGTGGTCGGCGAGTTGTTCGACCAGCGCCTCAATCCCTATTTCGCGCAGCTTGCGCATTACTTCGAGAGCCCGGGCACGTGGCGCACTGCGCTCGACGAGCATTACGCCGTGCGTGACGCGATCGCGTCGCATGATCCGGACGCCGCGCGCGAGGCCATGCGCAAGCACTTGGCGCGCTCGCAGGAGCGCTTTGCGCAGAACTTTGGTGCCGAGGCCGCCGCGGGATCGCCCGCGGAGCGAGGCGGGGTCGCGCGCACGCCGGCGAAACCGGCAAAACCAAAACGCGCGAAGACCCAGGCCAAAAGCGGCAGCATGCGGCGACGATGA
- a CDS encoding LysR family transcriptional regulator → MPELRRMLPSSNALFVFDAAARNGSFTAAAAELNVTQPAVSRMLGQFEEHLGVRLFDRTAGRAVLTEEGELLYRRVLEGFRSIETGLVEIERRRKGTETVTLSVSSAFTTHWLMPRIDKLQKQFPEVDLRFQLISGALRGPVENVDLGMRFRDRDEPSSGGTLVMKEVMLPMCSPGYLGETDPAEGNTIIRLAETPGDWAADYASLLTGRRGAAKALSFTDYAVVMQAALLGQGIALGWLTVASHWLLTGALVPASDRLTTTRRICEFLPPRNRPMRPIAAEIRDWIIAQMKNEIAAIDRLYPKLGAMAACY, encoded by the coding sequence ATGCCCGAGCTGCGCCGGATGCTGCCCTCCAGTAACGCCCTGTTCGTCTTCGACGCAGCAGCGCGCAATGGCAGTTTCACGGCGGCAGCAGCCGAACTCAACGTCACGCAGCCGGCGGTGAGCCGGATGCTCGGACAGTTCGAAGAGCATCTCGGCGTCCGCCTGTTCGACCGCACTGCGGGGCGCGCGGTGCTCACCGAGGAAGGCGAGCTGCTTTATCGCCGCGTGCTCGAAGGCTTTCGCAGCATCGAGACCGGGCTCGTCGAGATCGAGCGGCGCCGCAAGGGCACCGAGACGGTGACGCTGTCTGTCTCCTCCGCCTTCACCACGCATTGGCTGATGCCGCGTATCGACAAGCTCCAGAAGCAGTTTCCCGAGGTCGATCTGCGCTTCCAGCTGATCTCCGGCGCGCTGCGCGGGCCGGTGGAGAATGTCGACCTCGGCATGCGCTTCCGTGACCGCGACGAGCCGTCATCCGGCGGTACCCTTGTGATGAAGGAAGTCATGCTGCCGATGTGCAGCCCCGGCTATCTCGGCGAGACCGATCCCGCCGAAGGCAACACCATCATTCGCCTCGCCGAGACGCCGGGCGACTGGGCGGCGGATTACGCCTCGCTTCTCACCGGCCGCCGTGGTGCGGCCAAGGCGCTGAGCTTCACCGACTATGCCGTCGTGATGCAGGCCGCCCTGCTCGGCCAGGGCATCGCGCTCGGCTGGCTGACGGTGGCCTCGCACTGGCTCCTGACCGGCGCGCTGGTGCCGGCCTCCGACCGGCTGACCACCACGCGCCGCATCTGCGAATTCCTGCCGCCGCGCAACCGGCCGATGCGCCCCATTGCCGCCGAAATCCGCGACTGGATCATCGCGCAGATGAAAAACGAGATCGCCGCGATCGACCGGCTCTATCCGAAACTCGGCGCGATGGCCGCCTGCTATTGA
- a CDS encoding TRAP transporter small permease, with protein sequence MSTVEVHRQITGDEIAHTFEEEAVPKVDLGVYAFEDWVALVIFWVMALAVFLQFFTRYVLNDSYAWTEEIATYCLIGVVFIGSSMCVRLSRHIQVDLIYRYLPHIVARALSTAIDLIRIAFFGYAIKLVWVYIQIIGDESMTTINLPKDYVYYSVLAGFVLMFLRSVQVAIQHLRQGYSILERPGAYDGFEG encoded by the coding sequence ATGTCCACCGTCGAAGTGCACCGGCAGATCACCGGGGACGAAATCGCCCACACCTTCGAGGAAGAGGCGGTGCCGAAGGTCGATCTCGGCGTCTACGCTTTCGAGGACTGGGTGGCGCTGGTGATCTTCTGGGTGATGGCGCTTGCCGTCTTCCTCCAGTTCTTTACCCGCTACGTCCTCAACGACAGCTATGCCTGGACCGAGGAGATCGCGACCTACTGCCTGATCGGCGTGGTCTTCATCGGCTCCTCGATGTGCGTACGGCTTTCACGGCACATCCAGGTCGACCTGATCTACCGCTATCTGCCGCACATCGTGGCGCGGGCTCTGTCCACGGCGATCGACCTGATCCGGATCGCCTTCTTCGGCTACGCCATCAAGCTGGTCTGGGTCTACATCCAGATCATCGGCGATGAATCGATGACCACGATCAATCTGCCCAAGGACTACGTCTACTACTCCGTGCTGGCGGGCTTCGTGCTGATGTTCCTGCGCTCGGTGCAGGTGGCCATCCAACATTTGCGACAGGGCTATTCGATCCTCGAACGTCCCGGCGCCTACGACGGTTTTGAGGGGTAA
- the uxuA gene encoding mannonate dehydratase produces the protein MMLEGWRWYGPDDPVSLDDVRQAGATDIVSALHQVPIGEAWTRKAVEERKNFIEHGQPGRSQLTWSVVESIPIPDDVKRLGAKATASIEAWIASLEAVAAAGIKIICYNFMPVVDWCRTDLEWELPNGARAMRFDQDRFAAFELHILKRPAAVQEYSPEQQARAKKLFDQMSQADIDYLVMVIASALPGSTTEPMTIPQFRDRLETYRDITPKILRQHLAEFLGRVTPVAEQLGVSLTLHPDDPPRPLFGLPRIASTADDYQALFDAVPSKANGICLCTGSLGVRAGNDLPAMAERFGPRIAFAHLRATKREADGLSFYESDHLDGDVDMVAVLKALLKENARRSPDKRIVFRPDHGHRMLDDLAATKRTNPGYTAIGRLRGLAELRGAIRAIEHR, from the coding sequence ATGATGCTCGAAGGCTGGCGCTGGTACGGTCCGGATGATCCGGTGTCTTTGGATGACGTCAGGCAGGCCGGGGCGACGGATATCGTCTCGGCGCTGCATCAGGTGCCGATCGGCGAAGCCTGGACGCGCAAGGCGGTCGAGGAGCGCAAGAACTTCATCGAGCATGGCCAGCCCGGCCGCTCGCAACTGACCTGGTCGGTGGTGGAGTCGATTCCGATCCCCGACGACGTCAAGCGACTCGGAGCCAAGGCGACGGCCTCGATCGAGGCGTGGATCGCGAGTCTCGAAGCGGTGGCCGCGGCCGGCATCAAGATCATCTGCTACAATTTCATGCCCGTGGTGGACTGGTGCCGCACGGACTTGGAATGGGAGCTGCCGAACGGTGCCCGCGCCATGCGCTTCGACCAGGACCGCTTTGCCGCGTTCGAGCTGCATATCCTGAAGCGTCCCGCCGCCGTTCAGGAGTATTCGCCCGAGCAGCAGGCGCGCGCGAAAAAGCTGTTCGACCAGATGAGCCAGGCCGATATCGACTACCTCGTCATGGTCATCGCCAGCGCGCTGCCGGGCTCGACCACCGAGCCGATGACGATCCCGCAATTCCGTGACCGGCTGGAGACCTATCGCGACATCACGCCAAAGATCCTGCGGCAGCATCTCGCCGAGTTCCTGGGCCGTGTCACGCCGGTCGCCGAGCAACTCGGCGTCTCCCTGACGCTGCATCCCGATGATCCGCCGCGCCCGCTGTTCGGCCTGCCGCGCATTGCCTCGACCGCCGACGACTATCAGGCACTGTTCGATGCCGTGCCATCCAAGGCCAACGGCATCTGCCTGTGCACCGGCTCGCTCGGCGTCCGCGCCGGGAACGATCTGCCTGCGATGGCCGAGCGCTTCGGACCGCGCATCGCCTTCGCCCATCTGCGCGCGACCAAGCGCGAGGCTGACGGCCTGTCCTTCTACGAGTCCGACCATCTCGACGGTGACGTCGACATGGTCGCGGTGCTGAAGGCGCTGTTGAAGGAGAACGCACGGCGCTCGCCCGACAAGAGAATCGTGTTCCGTCCCGACCACGGCCATCGTATGCTCGACGATCTCGCCGCCACCAAGCGCACCAATCCCGGCTACACCGCGATCGGCCGCCTGCGCGGCCTCGCCGAGCTCCGTGGCGCGATCAGGGCGATCGAGCATCGATAG